Proteins found in one Leishmania major strain Friedlin complete genome, chromosome 35 genomic segment:
- the PFP1 gene encoding putative PFPI/DJ-1-like protein (previous protein_id=AAZ14614.1) has protein sequence MLDPCADSAQLLYPCVLFSKQRFCLSKKRNDKKVLMPVGDCMEGYEVIVPFQALESLGVIVDVICSGTKKGNAITTAIQDFTGCQIYVEMRGHSFIIRKTFDEVDVVECQGLYITGGRVPQYIRLKQKVLEFTRRFFNHNLPVAALCHGIRVLVAAGVTESRTLTCYPALSPGVRVAGGKYKEVLPTETVND, from the coding sequence ATGTTGGACCcctgcgccgactcagcgCAGCTTCTTTATCCTTGCGTACTTTTTTCTAAGCAGCGCTTCTGTCTTTCGAAAAAGCGAAATGACAAAAAGGTGCTCATGCCGGTAGGTGACTGTATGGAAGGTTACGAGGTCATAGTTCCTTTTCAAGCCCTCGAGTCGCTGGGAGTAATTGTGGATGTCATCTGTTCTGGAACAAAGAAGGGCAACGCTATCACGACCGCCATTCAGGACTTCACAGGCTGCCAGATATATGTGGAGATGCGTGGCCATAGCTTCATCATTAGGAAGACATTTGACGAAGTGGATGTAGTAGAGTGCCAAGGGCTGTACATTACCGGTGGACGCGTGCCACAGTACATTCGTCTAAAGCAGAAAGTCTTAGAGTTCACTCGCCGCTTCTTTAACCATAACCTTCCCGTTGCTGCCCTTTGTCACGGAATCCGGGTTTTGGTCGCCGCAGGCGTGACCGAGTCGCGCACCTTGACGTGCTACCCTGCACTCTCGCCGGGCGTGAGAGTCGCTGGAGGCAAGTACAAAGAGGTTCTTCCCACCGAGACGGTCAACGATTGA
- a CDS encoding calmodulin-like protein (previous protein_id=AAZ14612.1) — protein sequence MKEAFELLQRDGKIPKASVPTALRAAGLNPSEEKIKEIMVTASDVDMAGYEALVEKHDDKMDTAEAVKEAFRVFDKDLDGTVSVAEFRHIMTTMGEKYHEEEFRDLIHGFEDNGVIHYEKFVDKMLAPFTEHGSAEDAH from the coding sequence ATGAAAGAGGCGtttgagctgctgcagcgtgatGGCAAGATTCCAAAGGCTTCAGTTCCAACAGCACTGAGGGCAGCAGGGCTCAATCCAAGTGAGGAGAAGATCAAGGAAATAATGGTGACAGCGTCGGATGTTGACATGGCAGGCTACGAGGCCCTTGTGGAAAAGCACGATGACAAGATGGACACGGCAGAGGCAGTGAAAGAGGCGTTTCGTGTCTTCGACAAAGACTTGGACGGGACAGTCTCGGTGGCCGAGTTCCGGCATATCATGACTACTATGGGAGAAAAGTACCACGAGGAGGAGTTTCGCGACCTAATTCATGGATTTGAGGATAACGGTGTTATCCACTACGAAAAGTTTGTAGACAAGATGCTTGCCCCGTTTACGGAGCACGGTAGTGCAGAGGATGCTCACTAA
- a CDS encoding conserved hypothetical protein (previous protein_id=AAZ14611.1): MVKIKTISRSELEWTKDRATEVPKVNRNYDPKFNPMAKQVEFTRAVVAAKMDRMFAKPFVAALPGHQDTIQSIATDITSLSTVATGSVDGGLIVWDAMKRKQRAVINAHRHSVDGVAISPDGVACFSASRDKTVKMWDLDFDPDEERIEPVAEFLGEFPFSSIDHHFHKSWFATSSDVVNIWDVNRTQPLQRFSWGDDTVSSCRFNKIETNLVACCMADRGVFLYDVRSQSAHSKIVMEMCSTSLSWNPMDPNVFVTGSDDRNCYLFDIRVPGRPRNVFQGHIRPVTCVDFSPTGTMFAAGSQDASLRIWDLHQTSKSDSIEMFHTKRMAGVYAVKWSPDNSYIYSGSEDAVLRVWKSDASKPIRPLRGPEKHKFNYMRSLKNKYSNFVEVKRISNQRNAPKAILRTSRRIKKAEKREAVKEMSRIHGDNVKPLAKRKTYGYVE; encoded by the coding sequence ATGGTCAAGATCAAGACTATCAGCCGCTCCGAGTTGGAGTGGACAAAAGATCgcgcgacggaggtgccCAAGGTCAATCGAAATTATGATCCGAAGTTTAATCCAATGGCAAAACAGGTAGAGTTCACACGTGCGGTGGTTGCTGCCAAAATGGATCGTATGTTTGCAAAGCCTTTTGTGGCTGCGCTCCCGGGCCATCAGGATACGATTCAGTCGATCGCTACTGATATTACAAGCCTGTCCACCGTAGCCACGGGCTCTGTTGACGGCGGGCTAATAGTATGGGATGCGATGAAGCGGAAGCAGCGTGCGGTCATCAACGCACATCGACACTCTGTCGACGGCGTGGCCATCTCGCCAGATGGGGTCGCCTGCTTTAGCGCTTCGCGTGACAAAACAGTGAAGATGTGGGATTTGGACTTCGACCCTGATGAAGAGCGTATTGAGCCGGTGGCCGAGTTTCTCGGTGAGtttcccttctcctccatcgATCACCATTTCCACAAGTCGTGGTTCGCCACGTCGTCGGACGTGGTGAACATCTGGGATGTCAATCGCACGCAGCCTCTCCAGCGGTTTTCTTGGGGGGACGACACGGTGTCTTCCTGCCGGTTCAACAAGATTGAGACCAATTTAGTCGCATGCTGCATGGCAGATCGCGGTGTCTTCCTGTACGACGTTCGCAGTCAGTCCGCCCACAGCAAGATTGTGATGGAGATGTGTTCAACATCACTGTCGTGGAACCCGATGGACCCGAACGTGTTCGTGACGGGAAGCGACGACCGCAACTGCTACTTATTCGACATACGCGTGCCTGGACGTCCGCGCAATGTCTTCCAGGGTCACATCCGTCCTGTCACATGTGTCGACTTTAGTCCGACTGGCACCATGTTTGCCGCCGGATCGCAAGACGCCTCGTTGCGCATTTGGGACCTGCACCAGACATCCAAGTCCGACTCGATTGAGATGTTCCACACGAAGCGGATGGCCGGCGTGTACGCGGTGAAGTGGTCTCCCGACAACAGCTACATTTACAGCGGGAGCGAAgatgcggtgctgcgtgtgtggaagTCCGACGCCAGTAAGCCTATTCGTCCACTACGCGGCCCAGAGAAGCACAAGTTCAACTATATGCGCTCTTTGAAGAATAAGTACTCTAACTTCGTCGAGGTGAAGCGAATTAGCAACCAGCGTAATGCACCCAAGGCAATTCTGCGCACGTCACGCCGTATCAAGAAGGCCGAGAAGCGTGAGGCAGTGAAAGAGATGTCGCGCATTCACGGCGACAACGTGAAGCCGCTGGCGAAGCGCAAGACTTACGGCTATGTGGAGTAG
- a CDS encoding conserved hypothetical protein (previous protein_id=AAZ14613.1): MQQKNLVRAMQKERYKMEKGFVAYTKDLIEFFRSTRASKNEKGSQTSEPAKQENTSRALEQFYESEELIKRMKWKRVTWDEEADYTSFSKRILDNDSMFKRTTAFSFLSIHVVKDPCNTDLVTIPLAQKTIATGTLTNWLLQEREPKTVDLYPVRGASERRSAFHVDWTSGAVKILDTASAQEILTFLSTVAPRLQAVQLMMEAQQTRQTADIEKVRVRVGATLKFNSYETSFWDDPKRKTSPDFVNPDELEQFLSGMLKSAFLYRWFLKGQEIRVIPPGRPYYLDMEKKEVQIPANFAEYNWLKAHSHFEGVERIADSFRRFWWFWFCFGMILVGDVELV; this comes from the coding sequence ATGCAGCAGAAGAACCTCGTGCGCGCGATGCAAAAAGAGCGCTACAAGATGGAAAAGGGATTTGTTGCATACACGAAAGATTTAATTGAGTTTTTTCGCTCGACAAGAGCCTCGAAAAATGAGAAAGGGTCTCAGACCTCTGAGCCAGCAAAGCAGGAGAACACCTCCCGCGCATTAGAGCAGTTTTACGAATCAGAGGAGCTGATAAAGCGGATGAAGTGGAAACGTGTCACGTGGGATGAAGAGGCCGATTACACGAGCTTTTCCAAGCGGATCTTGGATAACGACTCCATGTTCAAGCGCACCACAGCATTCTCTTTCTTGTCTATTCATGTCGTGAAAGACCCTTGCAACACCGATCTCGTGACCATCCCGCTCGCGCAGAAAACGATTGCGACTGGCACTCTCACGAACTGGCTGCTACAGGAACGGGAGCCAAAAACCGTAGACTTGTACCCTGTTCGCGGAGCATCGGAGCGCCGTAGTGCTTTTCACGTAGACTGGACCTCGGGTGCCGTCAAGATTTTAGATACGGCTTCAGCGCAAGAGATCTTGACATTTTTGTCGACTGTAGCGCCTCGTCTGCAAGCCGTGCAACTGATGATGGAGGCCCAGCAAACTCGGCAGACAGCTGACATTGAAAAGGTGCGCGTTCGAGTGGGGGCCACGTTGAAATTCAACTCGTATGAGACGAGTTTTTGGGATGACCCAAAACGGAAAACGAGCCCTGACTTCGTCAACCCTGACGAATTAGAGCAGTTCCTCTCCGGCATGCTTAAATCCGCGTTCCTGTACCGCTGGTTTTTGAAGGGACAGGAAATCAGAGTGATACCACCAGGTCGTCCTTACTACCTGGACATGGAAAAGAAGGAGGTTCAGATTCCCGCCAATTTTGCAGAGTACAACTGGCTGAAGGCCCACTCGCATTTTGAGGGAGTTGAAAGGATTGCTGATAGTTTTCGTAGGTTTTGGTGGTTTTGGTTTTGTTTCGGTATGATCCTTGTTGGAGATGTGGAGTTGGTGTAG
- a CDS encoding putative T-complex protein 1, eta subunit (previous protein_id=AAZ14609.1) codes for MIQPQLVLLREGTDTSQGKPQLISNINACISIVDTVKSTLGPCGMDKLIHNGRDVQISNDGATIMNLLEIVHPAAKSLVDIARAQDNEVGDGTTSVVVLAGELLKESKQCVEDGIAPQVIVKAYRNSLSIAMKALDELCVPFKAEDNSNGENLIRCAETALNSKLINTERRFFAEMAVKAVMALNEDMNLDLIGIKKVAGGCMRDSMLVDGVAFKKTFSYAGFEQQRKKFDNPKVLLLNVELELKAEKDNAEVRLKDPKQYQSIVDAEWKIIFDKLDKCVATGANVVLSRLPIGDLATQYFADRDIFCAGRVANDDMTRMCMATGGVVQSTLNNVPAEVLGTCGTFEERQVGTERFNFFTGCKTSKTSTVILRGGAQQFIEEADRSLHDAICIVKRAIKTGSVVGGGGAIEMELSRKLREYSRTIKGKEQMVVSGYARALEIIPRQLAENAGHDSTDTVNKLRQKHYATSEKDSQWYGVDIFNGGVCDTFANFVWEPTLVKRNALQSATEAACLILSIDETVTNPESDAAKKQAVGSGGRGGNMAMSKAGMGGMFAGAPGVTRMKGGRGK; via the coding sequence ATGATCCAGCCACAGCTTGTGCTTCTCCGCGAAGGTACGGACACCTCACAGGGTAAGCCGCAGCTCATCAGCAACATCAATGCCTGCATCAGCATCGTGGACACCGTGAAGTCTACGCTCGGACCATGCGGCATGGATAAGCTCATCCACAACGGACGCGATGTTCAGATCAGTAACGATGGTGCGACTATCATGAATCTGCTCGAAATTGTGCACCCAGCCGCAAAGAGTCTCGTGGACAttgcgcgtgcgcaagaCAACGAGGTGGGCGATGGTACGACCTCTGTCGTCGTTCTCGCTGGCGAACTGCTGAAGGAGTCGAAGCAGTGCGTGGAGGATGGCATTGCGCCGCAGGTGATTGTCAAAGCCTACCGCAACTCCCTCAGCATCGCGATGAAGGCGTTGGATGAGCTTTGCGTCCCGTTCAAGGCCGAGGACAACTCGAACGGGGAGAACTTGATTCGCTGTGCGGAGACCGCGCTCAACTCGAAGCTGATCAACACAGAGCGGCGCTTCTTCGCCGAGATGGCGGTGAAGGCTGTGATGGCGCTAAATGAGGACATGAACCTTGACCTCATTGGCATCAAGAAGGTGGCCGGCGGTTGCATGCGTGACAGTATGCTGGTGGACGGTGTTGCGTTCAAAAAGACCTTCTCCTACGCTGGTtttgagcagcagcgcaagaagTTCGACAACCcgaaggtgctgctgctgaacgtGGAGCTGGAGCTCAAGGCGGAAAAGGATAATGCAGAGGTGCGTCTCAAGGACCCGAAACAGTACCAGTCGATAGTCGATGCAGAGTGGAAGATTATCTTCGATAAGCTGGACAAGTGTGTGGCTACGGGCGCCAATGTTGTGCTCTCTCGCCTGCCGATCGGCGACTTAGCCACGCAGTACTTTGCAGATCGAGACATCTTTTGTGCCGGCCGCGTGGCAAACGACGACATGACGCGTATGTGCATGGCTACCGGCGGTGTGGTGCAGTCTACGCTTAACAATGTGCCGGCTGAGGTACTCGGCACATGTGGCACGTTCGAGGAGCGTCAAGTCGGTACAGAGCGCTTCAACTTCTTTACCGGCTGCAAGACCTCGAAGACATCCACCGTCATtctgcgcggcggtgctcagCAGTTCATTGAGGAGGCCGACCGCTCCTTGCACGACGCCATCTGTATAGTGAAGCGCGCAATCAAGACCGGCTCTGTcgtcggtggcggtggtgccatCGAGATGGAGCTGAGCAGGAAACTGCGCGAGTACTCGCGGACGATCAAGGGTAAGGAGCAGATGGTGGTCTCCGGCTACGCCCGCGCGCTGGAGATCATTCCGCGCCAGCTCGCTGAGAACGCCGGCCACGATAGCACTGACACAGTGAACAAGCTGCGCCAGAAACACTACGCGACCTCTGAAAAGGACAGCCAGTGGTATGGCGTCGACATCTTCAACGGTGGTGTGTGCGACACTTTCGCTAACTTTGTGTGGGAGCCTACGCTGGTGAAGCGTAACGCTCTGCAGAGCGCCACAGAGGCGGCTTGCCTGATTCTCTCGATCGATGAGACCGTGACGAACCCAGAATCGGACGCTGCCAAGAAGCAGGCGgttggcagcggcggccgcggtggcaaCATGGCCATGAGCAAGGCGGGCATGGGCGGCATGTTTGCTGGTGCCCCAGGCGTCACGCGCATGAAGGGCGGTCGCGGCAAGTAG
- a CDS encoding putative nucleoside diphosphate kinase (previous protein_id=AAZ14610.1), which produces MVGEQRDTFVVEYFDPQASLSRTYQFCYFTDDKTIEMYNLKTKRLFLKRCAYPSLSPNELYVGATINVFSRPLRIVDYGDDATRKRLTANSGECMITVDMQHNSAAAGSVIEALTTQGLRITFIRLVELSKSLAARVASKAQRCLAVLVSGAGAREKVASVAASFSAAVTQISSESAVQELKEAVMGPGESTAALKNCAVCVIKPHAITSGHQGPILHRLVEEGFYISALGSYQLTVADAEDFLEVYNGVLPEYKKLVEQMSSGPCWAVEVCAENAVPALRAVCGPQDPEVCHVLFPHTLRSMYGVDRIRNAVHCTDLEEDGPLESEFFFSLLQNKR; this is translated from the coding sequence atggtgGGCGAGCAAAGGGACACGTTTGTGGTGGAGTACTTCGATCCACAAGCGAGCCTCTCTCGCACATACCAGTTTTGCTATTTTACAGACGACAAAACGATAGAGATGTACAACCTCAAGACGAAGCGCTTGTTTTTGAAGCGCTGCGCGTATCCGTCACTGAGCCCGAACGAGCTTTACGTGGGGGCGACGATCAACGTCTTTTCCCGTCCCCTTCGCATTGTAGACTATGGCGACGACGCAACGCGCAAGCGGCTTACCGCGAACTCCGGTGAGTGCATGATTACCGTTGACATGCAGCACAATAGTGCGGCAGCGGGCTCCGTGATTGAGGCCCTGACAACGCAAGGCCTGCGGATTACGTTCATCCGCTTAGTAGAGCTTTCGAAGAGCCTCGCTGCCCGAGTTGCATCAAaagcgcagcggtgcctAGCTGTGCTTGTGAGCGGCGCCGGAGCCCGTGAAAAAGTGGCCTCGGTGGCGGCTTCTTTTTCCGCCGCCGTGACGCAGATTTCGAGCGAGAGTGCTGTGcaggagctgaaggaggcAGTCATGGGACCTGGCGAGtccacagcggcgctgaagaACTGCGCCGTGTGCGTCATCAAGCCACATGCGATCACTAGCGGCCATCAGGGTCCCATTCTTCATCGCTTGGTCGAGGAGGGGTTTTACATTAGTGCCCTTGGTTCTTACCAGCTGACAGTGGCGGATGCCGAGGACTTTTTAGAGGTCTACAACGGAGTTCTTCCGGAGTACAAGAAGCTGGTGGAGCAGATGTCGTCCGGCCCGTGCTGGGCCGTTGAGGTTTGCGCCGAGAACgctgtgccggcgctgcgggcggtGTGTGGCCCGCAGGACCCGGAAGTGTGCCACGTTCTTTTCCCTCACACGCTCCGGTCCATGTACGGCGTGGACCGCATCCGGAACGCTGTCCACTGTACGGACCTGGAAGAGGATGGCCCCCTTGAATCAGAAttcttcttttctttgcTGCAGAATAAGCGGTGA